A single region of the Xiphophorus maculatus strain JP 163 A chromosome 3, X_maculatus-5.0-male, whole genome shotgun sequence genome encodes:
- the LOC111608103 gene encoding uncharacterized protein LOC111608103 isoform X1, whose translation MVGLMIFLLIDSSLYGVLCSTFQVSLVQTVRVLRGSCVTVPCSFDIPSKYEGNLNEQCEAKWVDKNKSNPQLTDTNAVTGDLTRKNCTTTFGNMRPDHSNTYYFRLDCSSSLRGTFTMAGVTLTVTDDLPSPTLTPSTLEVNDGDSVNLTCSAPVPCLSHPPNLTWTPTLGYSQETLQENQDKTFVKTSVLNFNASYLHDGEKISCTSVYRKQDGSADASFSTTAIILCRSCGQFEISLPQTVQVLRGSCVTVPCSFGMKRKYEQYLNGGCRALWVYSDSSDPRLTDTNPVTGNLTEKNCTTTFSNMQHGHSNTYNFRLDCNGLKYTFKSASVNIEVIDNFPSPTLTPSTLEMNDGDSVSLTCSAPVSCLSRPPNLTWTPTPGESEETLQENQDKTLVKISVLNFNASYLHDGEKISCNAVYQKQDGNSDTTLTSTTTILCRSCGQFEISLPQTVQVLRGSCVTVPCSFGMKRKYEQYLSGGCRALWVYSGSSDPRLTDTNPVTGNLTEKNCTTTFSNMQHGHSNTYNFRLDCNGLKYTFKTASVKIEVKDNFPSPTLTPSTLEMNDGDSVSLTCSAPVSCLSRPPNLTWTPTLGESEETLQENQDKTLVKISVLNFNASYLHDGEKISCNAVYQKQDGNSDTTLTSTTTILCRSCGQFEISLPQTVQVLRGSCVTVPCSFGMKRKYEQYLNGGCRALWVYSGSSDPRLTDTNPVTGNLTEKNCTTTFSNMQHGHSNTYNFRLDCNGLKYTFKSASVNIEVKDNFPSPTLTPSTLEMNDGDSVSLTCSAPVSCLSRPPNLTWTPTLGESEETLQENQDKTLVKISVLNFNASYLHDGEKVSCNAVYKKQDGNSDTTLTSTTTILCRSCGQFEISLPQTVQVLRGSCVTVPCSFGMKRKYEQYLNGGCRALWVYSDSSDPRLTDTNPVTGNLTEKNCTTTFSNMQHGHSNTYNFRLDCNGLKYTFKTASVKIEVKDNFPTPTLTPSTLVVKNGDSVSLTCSALVPCLSYPPNLTWTPPLHNSQEKLLENQGKTPMRISVLNFTASRQNHGQISCVAAYQKQDESRAVTFSTRVNIQCPECDKFEISLPQTVQVLSGTCVTIPCSFELQREYEKHLHGECTALWVYLESTDARLTDTNPVTGNLTEKNCTTTFYNVQPNHSSLYYFRLDCKTLRYTFKEASVKIDVKEHFPSPTLTVSILEGKEGDWVNLTCSTPSPCLTHPPTLTWTPKMGDIMETMQMSPNKSTAKTSVLSFIATNLHHRQNISCTATYKMGNGNSNSSLTTSLKTEILFRPKILPSSSCIKTTSQINCSCEIVGNPPILLWLFNGQPVNQSGKVYAISHSLNDTYLRSTITVNQQQERNLSSLLCFSFNSLGSDSKQLFINSPHIPAENQVSPRILPSSSCIQRINQINCSCEIVGNPPILQWFFNGQPVNQSENFVITDSLNGTYLRSTITVNQSQDRNLSSLLCFTFNSLGSDSKQLFINSPHISGENQVPPKILPSSACIKTRSQINCSCEIVGNPPMLQWLFNGQPVNQSGKGFIITDSMNGTYLRSTITVNQQQERNLSSLLCFSFNSLGSDSKQLFMNSPQIIAENQVPPRILPSSSCIKTTSQIDCSCEIVGNPPILLWLFNGQPVNQSGNVYAISHSLNGTYLRSTITVNQQQERNLSSLLCFSFNSLGSDSKQLFINSPRILGENQVSPRILPSSICFQRTNQINCSCEIVGNPPILQWFFNGQPVNQSENFVITDSLNGTYLRSTITVNQSQDRNLSSLLCFTFNSLGSDSKQLFINSPHISGENQVPPKILPSSACIETRSQINCSCEIVGNPPMLQWLFNGQLVNQSGKGFIITDSLNGTYLRSTITVNQQQERNLSSLLCFSFNSLGSDSKQLFINSPRILGENQVSPRILPSSSCIQRTNQINCSCEIVGNPPMLQWLFNGQPVNHSEVFVITDSLNGTYLRSTITVNQSQDRNLFSLLCFTFNSLGSDSKQLFIKSPQILAENQGKGQISVFISTTVILLVLVCVLLFVIRFQKTHHYPLYNIFGGKQTKVQNTSEDDISIKEITSIMKRGSLNNDVDDSL comes from the exons ATGGTTGGACTTATGATTTTTCTTCTCATTGACTCTTCGCTGTATG GTGTCCTGTGCAGTACGTTTCAGGTGTCCTTGGTGCAAACTGTACGGGTTTTGAGAGGATCCTGTGTGACTGTCCCCTGCTCCTTTGACATACCGAGCAAATATGAAGGCAACCTAAATGAACAATGTGAAGCAAAATGGGTTGACAAGAATAAAAGCAATCCACAATTGACAGATACAAATGCAGTGACAGGAGACCTAACAAGGAAAAACTGTACCACCACTTTTGGCAACATGCGACCTGATCATAGTAATACTTACTACTTCAGACTGGATTGCAGCAGTTCTCTAAGAGGAACATTTACCATGGCTGGTGTGACTCTCACAGTCACAG ATGATCTTCCCTCACCAACTCTGACTCCATCCACACTGGAGGTGAATGATGGAGACTCGGTGAATCTGACCTGCTCTGCTCCGGTTCCTTGTCTGTCTCACCCTCCAAATCTGACATGGACCCCCACACTGGGTTACAGTCAGGAGACACTGCAAGAAAACCAGGACAAAACATTTGTTAAGACCTCTGTCCTGAACTTCAATGCTTCCTACCTCCACGATGGAGAGAAAATTTCCTGCACATCTGTGTACAGGAAACAAGATGGAAGTGCTGACGCCTCATTTTCCACAACAGCAATTATTTTGT GCAGAAGCTGTGGCCAGTTTGAAATCTCTCTACCACAGACTGTACAAGTTCTGAGAGGATCCTGTGTCACCGTCCCCTGCTCTTTTGGCATGaagagaaaatatgaacaatatttaaatgGCGGATGCAGAGCTCTGTGGGTTTACTCAGATAGCAGTGATCCAAGACTAACAGATACAAACCCAGTGACAGGAAACTTAACGGAGAAAAACTGCACCACCACCTTCAGCAACATGCAGCATGGCCATTCCAACACCTATAACTTTAGACTAGATTGTAATGGTCTCAAATACACTTTTAAGTCAGCAAGTGTAAATATTGAAGTCATAG ATAATTTTCCCTCACCAACTCTGACTCCATCCACATTGGAGATGAATGATGGAGACTCAGTGAGTCTGACCTGCTCTGCTCCCGTTTCCTGTCTGTCTCGTCCTCCAAATCTGACATGGACCCCCACACCGGGGGAGAGTGAGGAGACACTGCAGGAGAATCAAGACAAAACTCTGGTCAAGATCTCTGTTCTGAACTTTAATGCTTCTTACCTTCATGATGGAGAGAAAATCAGTTGCAACGCTGTCTACCAGAAACAAGATGGAAACTCTGATACAACTTTGACCTCAACAACAACTATTTTGT gcagAAGCTGTGGCCAGTTTGAAATCTCTCTACCACAGACTGTACAAGTTCTGAGAGGATCCTGTGTCACCGTCCCCTGCTCCTTTggcatgaaaagaaaatatgaacaatatTTAAGTGGTGGATGCAGAGCTCTGTGGGTTTACTCAGGCAGCAGTGACCCAAGACTAACAGATACAAACCCAGTGACAGGAAACTTAACAGAGAAAAACTGCACCACCACCTTCAGCAACATGCAGCATGGCCATTCCAACACCTATAACTTTAGACTGGATTGTAATGGTCTCaaatacacttttaaaacagcaaGTGTAAAAATTGAAGTCAAAG ATAATTTTCCCTCACCAACTCTGACTCCATCCACATTGGAGATGAATGATGGAGACTCAGTGAGTCTGACCTGCTCTGCTCCCGTTTCCTGTCTGTCTCGTCCTCCAAATCTGACATGGACCCCCACACTGGGGGAGAGTGAGGAGACACTGCAGGAGAATCAAGACAAAACTCTGGTCAAGATCTCTGTTCTGAACTTTAATGCTTCTTACCTTCATGATGGAGAGAAAATCAGTTGCAACGCTGTCTACCAGAAACAAGATGGAAACTCTGATACAACTTTGACCTCAACAACAACTATTTTGT gcagAAGCTGTGGCCAGTTTGAAATCTCTCTACCACAGACTGTACAAGTTCTGAGAGGATCCTGTGTCACCGTCCCCTGCTCCTTTggcatgaaaagaaaatatgaacaatatttaaatgGTGGATGCAGAGCTCTGTGGGTTTACTCAGGCAGCAGTGACCCAAGACTAACAGATACAAACCCAGTGACAGGAAACTTAACAGAGAAAAACTGCACCACCACCTTCAGCAACATGCAGCATGGCCATTCCAACACCTATAACTTTAGACTAGATTGTAATGGTCTCAAATACACTTTTAAGTCAGCAAGTGTAAATATTGAAGTCAAAG ATAATTTTCCCTCACCAACTCTGACTCCATCCACATTGGAGATGAATGATGGAGACTCAGTGAGTCTGACCTGCTCTGCTCCCGTTTCCTGTCTGTCTCGTCCTCCAAATCTGACATGGACCCCCACACTGGGGGAGAGTGAGGAGACACTGCAGGAGAATCAGGACAAAACTCTGGTCAAGATCTCTGTTCTGAACTTTAATGCTTCTTACCTTCATGATGGAGAGAAAGTCAGTTGCAACGCTGTCTACAAGAAACAAGATGGAAACTCTGATACAACTTTGACCTCAACAACAACTATTTTGT gcagAAGCTGTGGCCAGTTTGAAATCTCTCTACCACAGACTGTACAAGTTCTGAGAGGATCCTGTGTCACCGTCCCCTGTTCCTTTGGCATGaagagaaaatatgaacaatatttaaatgGTGGATGCAGAGCTCTGTGGGTTTACTCAGATAGCAGTGACCCAAGACTAACAGATACAAACCCAGTGACAGGAAACTTAACAGAGAAAAACTGCACCACCACCTTCAGCAACATGCAGCATGGCCATTCCAACACCTATAACTTTAGACTGGATTGTAATGGTCTCaaatacacttttaaaacagcaaGTGTAAAAATTGAAGTCAAAG ATAATTTTCCCACACCAACTCTGACTCCATCCACATTGGTGGTGAAGAACGGAGACTCAGTGAGTCTGACCTGCTCTGCTTTGGTTCCCTGTCTGTCTTATCCTCCAAATCTGACATGGACCCCCCCACTACATAACAGTCAGGAGAAACTGTTGGAGAATCAGGGGAAAACGCCCATGAGGATATCGGTTCTGAACTTCACTGCTTCTCGTCAGAATCATGGACAAATCTCCTGCGTTGCTGCCTACCAGAAACAAGATGAAAGCCGTGCTGTAACCTTTTCCACAAGAGTAAATATTCAAT GCCCTGAGTGTGACAAGTTTGAGATCTCTCTGCCGCAGACTGTACAAGTTCTGAGCGGGACCTGTGTCACTATTCCATGCTCCTTTGAGCTGCAAAGAGAATATGAAAAACACTTGCATGGGGAATGTACAGCTCTGTGGGTTTACTTGGAAAGCACTGACGCAAGACTAACAGATACAAATCCAGTAACTGGGAACCTAACAGAGAAAAACTGCACTACCACCTTCTATAATGTCCAGCCTAATCATTCCAGCTTATATTACTTTAGACTGGATTGCAAAACTCTTAGATACACGTTTAAAGAAGCAAGTGTAAAAATTGATGTCAAAG AACATTTTCCCTCACCAACTCTGACTGTGTCCATACTGGAGGGGAAGGAGGGAGACTGGGTGAATTTGACGTGCTCTACTCCATCTCCATGCCTAACTCATCCCCCAACTCTGACATGGACCCCCAAAATGGGGGATATTATGGAGACAATGCAGATGAGCCCAAATAAATCTACAGCTAAGACCTCTGTCCTGAGTTTCATTGCTACCAATCTCCATCACAGACAGAACATCTCCTGTACTGCTACTTACAAGATGGGGAATGGAAACTCTAACTCATCACTTACTACAAGTTTGAAAACAGAGATTTTGT TTCGTCCAAAGATCCTGCCCTCTTCTAGTTGCATCAAAACAACAAGTCAAATCAACTGTTCCTGTGAAATTGTGGGAAACCCTCCTATCTTGCTGTGGCTTTTCAATGGGCAACCAGTCAACCAATCTGGGAAGGTTTATGCTATCAGTCACTCCCTGAATGACACGTATCTGAGGAGCACCATCACTGTGAATCAGCAACAGGAGAGAAACTTATCGTCATTGCTCTGTTTCAGCTTCAATTCATTGGGATCAGACAGTAAACAGCTATTCATCAACTCACCTCATATTCCAGCAGAAAATCAAG TTTCTCCAAGGATCCTGCCCTCTTCTAGTTGCATTCAACGCATAAACCAAATCAACTGTTCCTGTGAAATTGTGGGAAACCCTCCCATCTTGCAGTGGTTTTTCAATGGGCAGCCTGTAAACCAATCTGAGAATTTTGTCATCACTGACTCTTTGAATGGCACATATCTGAGGAGCACCATCACTGTGAATCAGTCACAGGACAGAAACTTGTCTTCCTTGCTCTGCTTCACCTTCAATTCATTGGGATCAGACagtaaacagctttttattaatTCCCCTCACATTTCTGGAGAAAATCAAG TTCCTCCGAAGATCCTGCCCTCTTCCGCTTGTATCAAAACAAGAAGTCAAATCAACTGTTCCTGTGAAATTGTAGGAAACCCTCCAATGTTGCAGTGGCTTTTCAATGGGCAGCCTGTAAACCAATCTGGGAAGGGTTTTATCATCACTGACTCTATGAATGGCACATATCTGAGGAGCACCATCACTGTGAATCAGCAACAGGAGAGAAACTTGTCGTCATTGCTCTGCTTCAGTTTCAATTCATTGGGATCAGACAGTAAACAGCTTTTTATGAACTCGCCTCAGATTATAGCAGAAAATCAAG ttccTCCGAGGATCCTGCCCTCTTCTAGTTGCATCAAAACAACAAGTCAAATCGACTGTTCCTGTGAAATTGTGGGAAACCCTCCTATCTTGCTGTGGCTTTTCAATGGGCAACCAGTCAACCAATCTGGGAACGTTTATGCTATCAGTCACTCTCTGAATGGCACGTATCTGAGGAGCACCATCACTGTGAATCAGCAACAGGAGAGAAACTTGTCGTCATTGCTCTGCTTCAGCTTCAATTCTTTGGGTTCAGACAGTAAACAGCTTTTCATCAACTCACCTAGGATTTTAGGAGAAAATCAAG TTTCTCCAAGGATCCTGCCCTCTTCTATTTGCTTTCAACGCACAAACCAAATCAACTGTTCCTGTGAAATTGTGGGAAACCCTCCCATCTTGCAGTGGTTTTTCAATGGGCAGCCTGTAAACCAATCTGAGAATTTTGTCATCACTGACTCTTTGAATGGCACATATCTGAGGAGCACCATCACTGTGAATCAGTCACAGGACAGAAACTTGTCTTCCTTGCTCTGCTTCACCTTCAATTCATTGGGATCAGACagtaaacagctttttattaatTCCCCTCACATTTCTGGAGAAAATCAAG TTCCTCCGAAGATCCTGCCCTCTTCTGCTTGTATCGAAACAAGAAGTCAAATCAACTGTTCCTGTGAAATTGTAGGAAACCCTCCAATGTTGCAGTGGCTTTTCAATGGGCAACTTGTCAACCAATCTGGGAAGGGTTTTATCATCACTGACTCTTTGAATGGCACATATCTGAGGAGCACCATCACTGTGAATCAGCAACAGGAGAGAAACTTGTCGTCATTGCTCTGCTTCAGCTTCAATTCTTTGGGTTCAGACAGTAAACAGCTTTTCATCAACTCACCTAGGATTTTAGGAGAAAATcaag TTTCTCCAAGGATCCTGCCCTCTTCTAGTTGCATTCAACGCACAAACCAAATCAACTGTTCCTGTGAAATTGTGGGAAACCCTCCAATGTTACAGTGGCTTTTCAATGGGCAACCTGTCAACCACTCTGAGGTTTTTGTCATCACTGACTCTTTGAATGGCACATATCTGAGGAGCACCATCACTGTGAATCAGTCACAGGACAGAAACTTGTTTTCCTTGCTCTGCTTCACCTTCAATTCATTGGGATCAGACagtaaacagctttttattaaaTCCCCTCAAATTTTGGCAGAAAATCAAG GTAAAGGGCAGATTTCTGTGTTCATCAGCACAACCGTCATCTTACTAGTTTTAGTGTGTGTCTTGCTGTTTGTTATCAG GTTTCAGAAGACTCACCATTACCCTCTATATAATATATTTGGAGGCAAACAGACGAAG GTACAAAACACAAGTGAAGATGACATCAGTATAAAAGAAATCACATCGATTATGAAAAGAGGAAGCCTAAATAATGACGTTGATGATTCGTTGTAG